The sequence gtattagtaatgcacacctcaatacacaataaagtatataactaatgcaagcattagttatacataaaccTAAAAAATGGACCAAACAAAGTACTAATAGTACACAAGACTactacatgcattattttttttcaatacacTATACCAAATGAgcccttaatttttgaagatcaAATCTATTCTAAatctttcaattttaaaattttatcgaTGTCAGCTAGTCATACATGTACAAAAATTATGGAGTGTTACATTATTTCCCTCGAGACCATTCGTCTCGAATGAAAGCTAGGACTTACTATGAACTTAACTGTGAGATTTTTCAAAattccaacagagttttctctaaCCAGGCCTATTCAAAATCTAAGCTAACcagaatatatataaatatgcttcaCATGGTGTCATAACAAATATAGCACATAATTAAATGACAAATGGGACTCTCCTCCATGCCACACTTTACATAGGAACAACGAcaagataattttaaaattttcatgccCAAACACTTTGATACAATTCTAACTCTAGCTTAGAAAGTTTCAAATATGTACTTTCtccatttcaatttaagtgatatTGTTCGCTTTCTGAGAGTCAAAACACCTTAAGTTTCAAAGCAAATTTGGGCATGAAATctttaagttttttaaaaataaaatctatatatttaaaattacataaaagcactataagttataataattaataatttaaaatatttaagagatatataaaaaatatgatgatcaaaaataattttttttttctttagaatttCAAAAGGTTCTACATAAAGGACAACAAACGAAGtaactaatttttatttatttttttgtggacaAACTCACATGAGAAAATTTGGGTAAAAGGACATTCTCAAAATTTAATTGGAGAAATAGACACCATTTTcttttccatttaaatttttagggTTTAGGATAAAAGGGTGGGGTATGGGTAAAAGTGTAAAAACGAAAAAGTTTTGGTACCCCTTAagtcttttaaaaatacttttcacaccccacttttttattaaataccaaaaaaaattctctctcctCACTCTCCGATCGTCTCTCCCGCTACTGTTGCACTCATCCACCATTTTTTATTCTACCTTGTGTAAATCTTCAAGAACTTCAATCTTCAAGTTCAGGTAATTTCTATTCATCTCTCGAGTAATTTGTGCTCCATATTGAtgagtttttttttcatttttttgttgtgtTAGTTTGTGTCGATTTAGTTTCTTTGggagaaaaaaatttgaatttttttttaaaaataggggTTGATTTTActgaaattctttatttttttagttggtatttatttgattattgatGGATAATTGGTGTATATCGATTATCCTTGTCGGTTGCATGGTGAAATTATTTCGCTAATTTCATCGATAATGTGCCAAGAAATTTGATTTTTCTGCAATGTAATGGTGTTTTAGATGCATGTTCTTGTTGGGGAATCCTTGGTTTGAATCATAAGTTGTTCTTGTTCTGTTAATAGACTGTTGGGTTGATTAGGTATTTGTTTGATTTGGACGAGAAAAGatagatttttgttttaaaaatgagGCTTCATTTTACTGAAAATCTATGTTTTAAAGTTGATATTTATTTGATTGTACATTGTTTTTGATGAATCATAATTTCCCTCGATGATTGCACTACgatttaaaaaagaagaagtaaaataaaataaaataaataaacatcatttaCGCAATGTAAAGtgaataaatatcataatttaagaTTACAAAAAAATTAGACACTCGATCAAATGAGTATAAGGGAGGATaatggtagtaacaaccaattactcaGAACAAACATCTGTATGGAGAAGGACTTTTTATTTTCAAACACTACTTGTCCATTGAACACCCACAAGTGACAACTATCACTCTTCCTTATGCTCATTACACACGTCTAGTCTCATATCATGATATGTAGTTGTTCATTAGTGCTTGgatgattcatatttattttattttatttttaatttattttattttctcccctttttTGTTCCATTTAAATGATCTACGACTACGGTGTGCCTTATATAATACTTGATCACGTTCAAAAGTGATTGGGGGTCACAATTGATGTATAAAAATTGCTTTACAATTTTGAATGGTATTAATTgacataatttaatttaatttaatttaatttatccttttttatcattattttaaaccGTCCATATATTCAGTAAGTTGAGCATAGACTCTTGCTTAGGTCGATAATCGATCTGAGTATAAATCGATAATATGTCTATACACTGAATAATCAACAAAGACATTAGTATATAATTCTTATATTGCATAGTCGATTGTAtgctcaatatttttttcttacgtttaatgaaacagtcTTTACAAATCTTTAAACATACTGTACTAATGAATCATCAACAAAGACATCAGTATATAATTCTTATATTGCGTAGTCGATTATatcctcaatatttttttcttatgtttaatGAAACAGTCtttacaaatttttaaatatactgTACTGATGAATCAtcaacaaatacatcagtatATTATTCTTATATTGCATAGTCTATTATatcctaaatatttttttcttacgtTTAACGAAATAGTCTTTACAAATCTTTAAACAAACTGTACTGATGAATCATTAACACAGATATtagtatataatttttatttagcgTAGTCGATTATATCCTCAATATTTTTTcttacatttaatgaaacagtCTTTAGAAATCTTTAAACATACTATACTGATGAATCATCAACAAAGACATAAAAGTTCATTATACATAAATGAAAGATAAAGTAAACACGaacttatatttaaataaaagttcaTTGCATGTAAATATACAAATTTTGAGACACAATTTCAACCAAATAGACAAAAAGGGAAGCTTTCATTTACAAAATCCCGCCATGAAAGCTTGCACAATAAACTATATTGTTCTAAACTAAACTAGACTAGGGGGGAGGGGGAGTGATGAGGTCATGAGGGTCCAAGTGGAGCCTCTCGGCTATGGCCCGAAGAAAATGGGCCATACGCCGAAGCTCCATGTCCAGCCGCTGCTGATCAGTGGTAAGATCCTCGAAAAGAAAATCCAGGTCGCTCCTCAGCCGGAGCAAATCGAGGTTGTTGGTTATCGTCATCCTGTGCATTGGACGAAGTGGGTACCTTCTCCTTgccatttttttctcttcttagtcttttttgttgaaattgatttattatatattatgaggTTAGTCGATTATTGCAGTGTATAATCTATTTAgtacataatatataataaatgaacTGAGACCGATAATGcacaacaaataaattaattttgactgCAGTTCATTACCTTTGAAAACAATTGTCCAGTgcatttgacaaaataaaaaaaatacaatgccAATCCTACTATCCTACGGTAAGGCTATATGTTATTCTCTTATTCCCCGACCTTTTGTACTTGGAGCACTTGTTCCTTTTATTGGGCCTTAAAGACTCCAACACACCCTTAACGCGTCTCATATTCCTCCTCCCTAGTTTGAGATTAAAACTGGGTGGAAGAACTTCCATTTCTAGATACTCGCACGTCACGCTCCACTTCGACTATAAAGGTACTGCACAAATTGGTTTCAAGTATGCAAGGAAGTATGATTCTTTCGAATATATGGGCGAAGAGTAGTTGTAAATGCTACTACTGTAATCATCCTCGTGCTTCAAACACAACTCTTCTATTGCATGAGCGCATGACAATTTTACCAAGTCGAACTTCCTGTAAGAATATGACCTTTTTGATAAATTAACTTTGGTGGAAGGACCACAACCAAGAACGGTAAATTTGTCGGTGCTTCCATTTATGTTGTTCACATATAATTTGTCGCCCTTGGTCATGTTTTTCCTCAGGATATTCTCAGCTTCGGGAAAGAAGGTAGTCCTTGAATTATTTACCTCCGTATACCTCTTCCTAAATATTTTGCCAAACCTATGTGCAATTGCAATGAAGATGGCTGCTACTGGATACTCTCTTTCGTCGAGAAACATTGCGTTGGGCGACTCAgcgatgtttgtggtcatgaCATTAAATCTATTTCCTGAAAAGTGAGTCCGACTCCACTTTTCAAATCCAACATTATGCTCGAGGCAAGCTATTGCGCTGGGGCATTTTTCTTTAATGACGTTGAAGTAGTCGTTAAATTCTTTCAATGTGTATGCCTTGGATGCATGGTAGTACAAATGGAGATAATCTACACAATGGTGATTCGTTTGAAACTTTTCACCGAGATCCCCATACAAAAACCATGATGCTCAAGCGGATAATGCCTTGTGAGGCTGTTGGCTATGCTTACGTGTATGTCGGAGATAATGCACAACTCTAGTTCATCAACGATAATGGCCTTAAGTTTCTCGAAAAAGAATCCCCATGACGCATCATTCTTTTTATCCACCATACAATACACTAAGGGATAGATATGCTTCTGCGTATCTTGAGCAACAACGGACAACAGTACACCCTTGTACTTACTGGACAAATATGTGATATCAATGGTAAAGACCTTTCTCATGTGTGTATATCCACGGATGGAAGCCGCAAATACCATAAAGTAGTACATAAACTTTCCCGACTCCTTATCAACCATGAGGGAATTTATAGACTCTAGATTGAAACcattaaaaacatatgaaaagaTGGGCAACACTGCATATCCGTGCTTGGATGTTCCTTGAACTATGTTCTTCATAATGACACCTGTCATCCAACACTTCCAATAGCCCGACCTGTAATTTAGCTCCCTAAATACGATTCTCTCGATCTCTTTCAGGCTTGGACCTTTGTTGTTGatgaaaaagtttaaaataattgAGGCAATGACGTCTGCGGTGACATTCTTGTGCTTTTTAGTGACATGATCCACGGCATAACTATGCTATCCCATGTAATTGTGGATTTGAAACCAACCCGATGCTCCGATCGCACATGCACACACCATCCAAAAGCAAGTAGGATCTACATACCTCGCTCTGAAGTATTTTTTACAACTCTTCTTTGTTGTTTAATTAAAAGACATTTTCACCGACGTCTTTTTCATGAAAAGCTTCAACGTTTTCTTATCCTTAAATGTTTGTCCTACATGAAGATTGGTTCCGTTCGAGAAAGGGTGGCTTATTTGTGGTTCGAACTGCCCATCCTCACCTACTCCATACTCCTCTTCTTCAAAATCTTCAGAATTATATTATTCATCACTGCCCATGCAATCGTATTTCATTGACGTATCATCCACTACTGAGGATGGGGGCAGGGCGGGGCTTATGTGGAAGTTTTTTTCGGGACCTTCTAACAACTTTAACCGCAGTTTGGCTTGGAATTATTAAAATCAACGCAAAGCATGTATAATTCCATGTGTCTATCATTCCTTATGAACGTTGGATTGATTTTTCCTCTCCCAttcatcaagtaactaattaCCATATCGCTTTGATCACAACTTAATTCACCGTTCTCAATTACGCTTTTAACCAAATCGGCGTATGAACCATTGCGACGAAGGGCAATGGACACTGTCTCCTTAGATGAGGTTTTTTAAACCCAACATTTAGGAGTCTCCTCCCATTCACCAGAAAATATACCACCACCAACCACGTATTCTGTAATAGACATGATATACCTAGATGATAGTGTTTAATAGACCTAAACAGTGGTTTATGAATCTAGACTTAATAGACTTTGATCGTCTTCTTCTTAGCTGCTTTCCATACAGTACTTGATCTTTCCTTTTCCTACGACCACCGAAATAATCCAACGGATTACAACGTAGAAACAACCTAAGGAGTGTTGGAATGATGCTATTGAGCcaagaatcaatttaaaaatgTGGGActgatttttaagttttttgtaTGAAGATGGATGAAAATGTGGggctaaaaatatgagaaaaatgacTTAAAACAATGAAGGTAATGTCACTTTACGATGGATGtcagaaaaattgatgaaaaatgatTGAAAAAGGGACTAATCGCGGAAAAATCGGGTGGTTTGTAATGGAGCTTGGTTGAGAACtttgaaatttctttttaattaaatatccaatatttatatttttggacatAAATTAAAGTGTAATTTTTTAAAAGGCAAAATGGTTCGgtagacccttgtactatgtaCGTTTTATAatgtggatacttctacttacatgtttgtcatttgaaCTCTtaaacccattaaaaagcaacattttaaaccctattTTGGTGTGCGTACACACTCGCCTCCACgtcatttttaattattgtattaaattTCACATTAGTTTCCACGTTATTTTAAATACTACATTAAATGCcacataagaattaaatattttaaaaatcaaaaaacaaaatttacgtttaaaatatttttttggaataattataaatttaataaataaataaataatttttcaccTTCTTCTTCATTCCCCCTCTCCGCCTTTCCCCCACCCCCAGCCCCTCTCCCTCGTCCCATGACCCAGCTCTTTTATTTGAATCGATCTTCTATCTGTCCACACTATTTGACATATTTGAATTCATGATCCTCTTTTTCAGTTATATTGGTAAGCGCTACATTATATCAAAAGTACCATCGATAACTGTTCCAATACGACATAACTTATCGacatttctttatttcatcattttaaggtACCTGAATCTTTGCCAATATTTTTTGAAGTGCTATTCCATCATACTCTTTTAAAGAACTTTCCTCATTATGATGAccatctttatcattttttcctctctttcttcAAGGATATTTTTCATTTGAAGCCGATTGGTCTATCACGTTTTACGAATGCCAGACTCTGTCCTTCAAGGCTTTCTCATTGGAGATACAACTGAATTATAACAAAGGGTAAGTAAATGCATCTGGAAAATGTTTGTAatattttgcaaatgaattatctCTTAAACTTCAACACATTTTTATGAGGACCTAGATAATTCATTCCATCCATTTTAGATGTTAGTTACGTCTTCCCCTAATGTTGAAAAATCTAACATTTATCCCCAACCTtatttttgaattcatgcttgtcAATGGTGGAGCAATTAAATCTAATAcaacatattaaatttttttagattAAATTATTTAGTTTCTTGCTCTGAACCAACAATATAGGAAAACCTTGTTGGCTTGATACATACAAGTATTGCTATGTTAAATAAAAATGTCTCATACCaaattttcttttgggagacttGTTCTCATATTTAACAGTTTATCTATAATTGGAGGAATACGATTTTTGCTAAACTAGTCTGCATTATCAACATACTTTATAATTTGAAATCATGCTCTTAATTTGACAAATTGAGCAAACAGCCTTACAAAAATCAAATTGTAAGTTGATAGAAAAGCACATGTGACCATATTGTATAGCATCTATTAAATATTATCATGGTCAATAGTCTACATGACAGATGAACAGGCTCTACCTTGTTATACGTTCTCAAAAAATTTAGGGATACAACCCCAAACTTAGCTGATATAATATTTTATAGTGAGAACAAGCAATATaagagaattcttgaagaaatattatTTCTTCAATGTATAACCACatgaattcacaattatttttatgTCACATTTGAATCAGGATGGTGTAGCAACCTAAATCATCATTCTGTTGAAATAAAGAGTGTAACCTTAGCTTAATTTTCTCCTTAGATGACTTTTCAAAAATCCAAGGTTGGCCTAGTCTTAGACAAGCTTTAAGGACATGATAGTCTAAGAAAAtctagtagtaaataaagcattgGTGGAgttgtttgatttggttttattgTAGAGAACGTGGTTAGAAAGTCGTAGCAATTTTTAGTACGTAAAATAGGTTA comes from Capsicum annuum cultivar UCD-10X-F1 chromosome 2, UCD10Xv1.1, whole genome shotgun sequence and encodes:
- the LOC124896154 gene encoding uncharacterized protein LOC124896154, with the protein product MKNIVQGTSKHGYAVLPIFSYVFNGFNLESINSLMVDKESGKFMYYFMVFAASIRGYTHMRKVFTIDITYLSSKYKGVLLSVVAQDTQKHIYPLVYCMVDKKNDASWGFFFEKLKAIIVDELELCIISDIHAYTLKEFNDYFNVIKEKCPSAIACLEHNVGFEKWSRTHFSGNRFNVMTTNIAESPNAMFLDEREYPVAAIFIAIAHRFGKIFRKRYTEVNNSRTTFFPEAENILRKNMTKGDKLYVNNINGSTDKFTVLGCGPSTKVNLSKRSYSYRKFDLVKLSCAHAIEELCLKHEDDYSSSIYNYSSPIYSKESYFLAYLKPICAVPL